From a region of the Lactuca sativa cultivar Salinas chromosome 4, Lsat_Salinas_v11, whole genome shotgun sequence genome:
- the LOC128133545 gene encoding protein FAR-RED IMPAIRED RESPONSE 1-like gives MEKANYAEFGDVISYRMVFVLFTTIDHHKKSVTIGSGLLRNESIESYSWLLKAFLKTHGKEPTLVLTDQDVAIKQAVENVFRNSKHRLCMWHIVKNLKKKISNDLFTNTDFTKRFSKLVWDINMKPDVFEVKWGLLMKEFNLEDTRWFKYMFTIRDSWIPGYFSDIPMCGLIKTTSRSENGWEVYIVQHNNSESDFKNEFKVEIKVEEKEINCSCEHFKRMGVLCRHAFTRMMRCGVKEILGRYILKRWRKDVISRNYRFSSVQSDSVDCENVKLVNDSYYSFESCLDIVRDDKKRLALFAEKQQILLKEFESDYISPGLKSKTDGEVVCKLLGVTIPIPEEINIHVPEVQSNKGSGVKKRIPSAGEVAYENCRKEHRMCSGCGKRVLHNLRTCPERVGAAKSTKDNKNKKQ, from the exons ATGGAGAAGGCAAATTATGCTGAATTTGGTGATGTTATCTC GTATCGAatggtttttgttttgtttactaCTATTGACCATCATAAAAAATCGGTTACTATTGGATCTGGGTTGCTAAGAAATGaaagcattgagtcttactcttgGTTGCTTAAAGCATTTCTTAAAACTCATGGGAAAGAACCAACACTTGTTTTAACCGATCAGGATGTTGCAATAAAACAAGCTGTTGAGAATGTGTTTCGTAATTCAAAGCACCGATTATGTATGTGGCATATAgtgaaaaacttgaaaaaaaag ATATCAAATGATTTATTTACTAACACAgactttacaaaaaggttttcaaagcttgtttggGACATTAATATGAAACCTGATGTTTTTGAGGTGAAGTGGGGTTTGCTTATGAAGGAATTCAATCTTGAAGACACAAGATGGTTTAAATACATGTTTACAATACGTGATTCATGGATACCTGGATATTTTAGTGATATTCCAATGTGTGGTTTGATAAAGACTACATCGAGGTCAGAGA ATGGTTGGGAAGTTTACATTGTGCAACACAACAACAGTgaaagtgattttaaaaatgaatttaag GTTGAAATAAAAGTTGAAGAGAAAGAAATAAATTGCAGTTGTGAACATTTTAAGCGTATGGGTGTTTTATGCAGACATGCTTTTACAAGAATGATGAGATGTGGTGTTAAAGAAATTCTTGGAAGGTACATTTTGAAGAGATGGAGAAAGGATGTGATATCAAGAAATTATCGTTTTAGTTCTGTTCAATCCGATTCAGTTGATTGTGAGAATGTAAAGCTAGTCAATGATTCATATTATAGTTTTGAATCATGTTTGGATATTGTAAGAGATGACAAAAAGAGATTGGCTTTGTTTGCTGAGAAGCAACAaatattgttgaaggaatttgagAGTGATTATATTTCTCCTGGATTGAAAAGCAAGACAGATGGTGAAGTTGTATGCAAGCTTTTGGGTGTTACTATTCCTATTCCAGAAGAGATTAATATTCATGTTCCTGAAGTTCAAAGCAATAAAGGTTCTGGAGTCAAGAAAAGAATTCCAAGTGCAGGTGAAGTAGCATATGAAAATTGTAGAAAAGAACATAGAATGTGTTCAGGATGTGGAAAACGAGTTCTACACAATTTACGTACTTGTCCAGAAAGAGTTGGAGCTGCTAAATCAACAAAAGACA ATAAAAACAAGAAACAATAA